A genomic window from Brassica oleracea var. oleracea cultivar TO1000 chromosome C8, BOL, whole genome shotgun sequence includes:
- the LOC106307211 gene encoding uncharacterized protein LOC106307211 translates to MNPSHGAADGKQRPAMYPEIDQSIPDNPFAQTNPYVSSSPNLYPPVSSNNQPPSAPPQAVEEILIRVPGAILNLIDKSYSVELACGDLTIVRIVQGENIVAVLANVADEIQWPLTKREVATKVDGSHYFFSIHPPKESGSDSDDEILNYGLTIASKGQENVLHGLDQVLRDYCCFAEQRMSEKAKGEEVLGNSMAAATSPEELKGDRKDIVEGQCAAYWTTLAPNIEDYSSKTAKMIASGSGQLIRGILWCGDVTVERLKRGNEVMKNRLSRAEKEKDVSPETLRRIKRVKRVTQMTEKVATGVLSGVVKVSGFITGSVANSKAGKKFFGLLPGEIILASLDGFSKICDAVEVAGKNVMSTSSTVTTELVDHKYGTKAAEATNEGLDAAGHAFGTAWVAFKIRKALNPKSVLKPSTLAKSAVSDLKAKKGSK, encoded by the exons ATGAACCCTTCTCACGGTGCTGCCGACGGTAAGCAACGACCGGCGATGTATCCCGAAATCGACCAATCTATTCCAGATAACCCCTTCGCTCAGACGAATCCTTACGTCTCTTCTTCCCCTAATCTCTACCCTCCCGTCTCATCCAACAACCAACCACCGTCTGCTCCTCCGCAGGCTGTCGAAGAGATTCTCATCCGAGTCCCCGGCGCCATCCTCAACCTCATCGACAAATCCTACAGCGTCGAGCTCGCGTGCGGCGATCTCACCATCGTCCGAATCGTGCAGGGAGAGAACATCGTCGCCGTTCTCGCCAACGTCGCTGACGAGATCCAGTGGCCGTTAACGAAACGCGAGGTGGCGACCAAGGTCGATGGATCGCATTACTTCTTCTCGATCCACCCGCCGAAGGAATCCGGATCCGATTCGGATGATGAGATCTTAAACTACGGGTTGACCATTGCTTCGAAAGGGCAAGAGAACGTGTTACACGGGCTTGATCAGGTTCTTAGGGACTATTGCTGTTTCGCCGAGCAGAGGATGTCTGAGAAGGCCAAGGGTGAAGAGGTGCTTGGAAACTCAATGGCTGCTGCGACTTCTCCCGAGGAGTTGAAGGGTGATAGGAAGGACATTGTGGAGGGTCAATGTGCGGCTTATTGGACCACGCTCGCCCCTAACATTGAGGATTACAGTAGCAAGACTGCTAAGATGATAGCTTCTGGGTCAGGTCAGCTGATCAGAGGGATACTTTGGTGTGGGGATGTGACTGTGGAGAGGCTTAAGAGGGGAAACGAGGTTATGAAGAATAGGCTGAGTCGTGCCGAGAAGGAGAAAGATGTTAGCCCTGAGACGTTGAGGAGAATCAAGAG GGTTAAGAGAGTGACACAAATGACGGAGAAAGTGGCGACTGGTGTTCTTTCTGGTGTTGTCAAAGTCTCGGGATTCATCACTGGCTCGGTGGCAAACTCAAAAGCTGGAAAGAAGTTTTTTGGCCTCTTGCCTGGAGAGATCATTCTTGCATCCCTCGATGGATTTA GCAAGATATGTGATGCTGTTGAAGTGGCTGGAAAAAACGTCATGTCGACTTCATCAACCGTCACAACGGAACTCGTTGATCACAA GTATGGAACAAAAGCAGCCGAGGCTACTAACGAAGGGCTGGACGCAGCAGGACACGCTTTTGGAACGGCGTGGGTTGCTTTCAAGATCCGAAAGGCACTTAACCCTAAAAGTGTCTTAAAGCCTTCAACATTAGCCAAGTCTGCTGTCTCTGATTTAAAGGCTAAGAAAGGCTCCAAGTAA